The proteins below are encoded in one region of Sulfolobus islandicus Y.N.15.51:
- a CDS encoding TldD/PmbA family protein codes for MNEDMVKYVQEVKGEEVGLLRVKTRRIITKLVESKVATIQRMTNSYYFLALKKDSQGFLGRISNLNDKPKLTPVDFFPIMSKNEREYKMVRNNTNIMSLFDDLSPLLSLIESEYPLYGIISIDDTERSLVTSKGFNGTENNQSLSGYFRVKNKEHSGQWAFSSTNFSPSQVKDSIKKANELASITGKYEISEGKYDVILSPLVMGNLMESVARMASGYAIMSGMSMLKPGEKAGSDKFTLLDTPKEDRPNSWGFDDEGTFTYNKAIIENGVFTTPLLNNELSTVLKLPSTGNAGWIYPTAWNLEVKEGDTSFESLLSGNVVFINNVWYTRFQNYAEGDFSTVARDATVVYRNGNPVGVVGRVRIADNLKKILKNIVQLSRERYSVRWWDAPMQGIYPYALVKDVRLSVA; via the coding sequence ATGAATGAGGATATGGTAAAATACGTGCAAGAAGTAAAGGGAGAAGAAGTAGGACTATTGAGAGTGAAGACAAGGAGGATAATCACTAAGCTAGTTGAGAGTAAGGTAGCTACAATACAGAGAATGACTAACAGCTACTATTTCCTAGCGTTAAAGAAGGATAGCCAGGGGTTCTTGGGTAGGATAAGTAATTTAAATGACAAACCTAAACTAACCCCAGTAGACTTCTTTCCTATTATGAGTAAAAATGAGCGAGAATACAAAATGGTTAGGAATAACACTAACATTATGTCATTATTTGACGATTTATCACCTCTTCTATCTCTCATAGAGTCGGAATATCCCCTTTACGGTATAATATCAATAGATGATACGGAAAGATCCTTGGTTACATCTAAGGGATTTAACGGAACGGAAAACAATCAGAGCTTAAGCGGTTACTTTAGGGTAAAGAATAAGGAACATAGTGGACAATGGGCTTTCTCGTCAACTAATTTCTCCCCATCTCAAGTTAAGGATAGTATAAAGAAGGCTAATGAGTTGGCATCAATTACTGGTAAATACGAGATTTCTGAAGGTAAATATGACGTGATTCTCTCTCCTTTAGTAATGGGTAATTTAATGGAGAGCGTTGCGAGGATGGCTTCCGGCTACGCTATAATGTCTGGGATGTCGATGTTGAAGCCTGGAGAAAAAGCGGGATCAGACAAGTTTACCTTATTAGATACTCCTAAGGAGGATAGACCTAACTCGTGGGGATTTGATGATGAAGGTACGTTTACCTATAACAAGGCTATAATAGAGAATGGTGTATTTACAACTCCTTTACTAAATAACGAACTATCCACTGTCTTAAAATTACCTAGTACCGGGAATGCGGGATGGATATATCCAACAGCGTGGAATTTAGAGGTTAAGGAGGGTGATACTAGTTTTGAATCACTGCTTTCCGGTAATGTAGTTTTCATAAACAATGTATGGTATACCAGATTCCAAAACTATGCTGAGGGCGATTTCTCAACAGTTGCTAGAGATGCCACTGTAGTTTATAGGAACGGTAATCCTGTTGGAGTAGTGGGCAGAGTAAGGATCGCTGATAATTTGAAGAAGATTTTAAAGAATATAGTACAGTTATCTAGAGAAAGGTACTCTGTGAGATGGTGGGACGCCCCAATGCAAGGGATTTACCCATACGCTTTGGTCAAGGATGTTAGACTAAGTGTAGCGTGA
- a CDS encoding aldo/keto reductase, translating to MKKFKYFTISDLALGTWKMGGGFWTPSYENDERDVNAIKKAIELGITTIDTAEMYGGGHAEELVGKAIKDFKRDDIFIITKVWPNHAKYEDVIKSAKASSSRLGTFIDLYLLHWPSSSVPICETMSAFEKLVEDGIVKFIGLSNFKPEGIQKANECLKKYEVTAIENHYSLLDRSDEDTLEYAKKNEIAYFSYTPLEKGRISEIKILNEIARKYNKTPTQIALNWYISIDVMIPIVKASNIKHLEENAGAMGWKLSKEDWEAIAKA from the coding sequence ATGAAGAAGTTTAAGTACTTTACAATCTCTGATCTAGCCTTAGGAACTTGGAAAATGGGTGGAGGTTTCTGGACTCCAAGTTACGAAAACGACGAAAGAGATGTGAACGCAATAAAGAAGGCTATAGAGCTGGGAATTACGACTATTGACACTGCAGAAATGTACGGCGGAGGTCATGCAGAAGAATTAGTTGGCAAAGCGATAAAGGACTTCAAAAGGGACGACATTTTTATTATAACTAAAGTTTGGCCAAACCACGCAAAGTACGAGGACGTAATAAAGTCAGCAAAGGCAAGTAGTTCAAGGCTAGGAACTTTCATAGACCTTTACTTACTTCACTGGCCTTCTTCCTCGGTACCAATATGTGAAACGATGAGTGCATTTGAAAAACTTGTGGAAGACGGAATCGTAAAGTTCATTGGTTTAAGCAATTTTAAACCAGAAGGTATACAAAAGGCCAACGAATGCCTTAAGAAGTACGAGGTAACTGCAATTGAAAACCATTACAGCTTATTGGATAGGAGCGATGAAGATACTCTGGAGTATGCGAAAAAGAACGAGATTGCTTATTTTTCCTATACACCGTTGGAAAAAGGAAGAATATCAGAAATTAAGATACTAAACGAAATTGCTAGAAAATACAATAAAACACCAACTCAAATTGCTTTAAATTGGTATATATCCATTGACGTTATGATTCCCATAGTTAAGGCAAGTAATATAAAGCATTTAGAAGAGAACGCCGGAGCAATGGGGTGGAAATTAAGTAAGGAAGATTGGGAAGCAATAGCTAAAGCTTAA
- a CDS encoding pyrimidine dimer DNA glycosylase/endonuclease V, translating to MRLWSIHPKYLDTQGLLGLWREGLLAQKVLLGETRGYKNHPQLIRFKRTSDPDPVLYIGTYLYYVYLEGVRRGYSFNKEKIVKYDLTLRMPVTEGQINYEFHHLLEKLKIRNPKMYAELLQVKIIEVNPIFFVIKGDVEEWEKVSIFNTA from the coding sequence ATGAGACTTTGGTCAATTCATCCAAAGTATCTTGACACTCAAGGACTTTTAGGCTTATGGAGAGAAGGATTACTTGCTCAAAAAGTTCTCCTAGGAGAAACAAGGGGATATAAAAACCATCCTCAGCTAATAAGGTTTAAGAGAACGAGCGATCCCGATCCTGTCCTTTATATTGGAACTTATCTTTATTACGTTTACCTAGAAGGAGTGAGGAGAGGGTACTCCTTTAATAAGGAGAAAATAGTTAAATACGACCTAACCTTGAGGATGCCTGTGACTGAAGGTCAAATCAATTACGAATTCCACCACTTGTTAGAAAAGTTGAAAATCAGAAACCCTAAAATGTACGCAGAGTTACTCCAAGTTAAAATAATAGAGGTAAACCCTATATTCTTCGTCATTAAAGGTGATGTAGAGGAATGGGAAAAAGTTAGCATTTTTAATACGGCGTAA
- a CDS encoding DUF4143 domain-containing protein: MYEDIMLKDVISECNIRNEEEAKFLALFYISNAGNKVRYRKISYSLNIPLTNVLRFTECMQNAYLIFFMKALSPKLSEMVRYDRKVYSIDNGISNVLGYRLNQNVGSLFENLIFLELLRRYGINNIFYYKGRRGEVDFVVKVKDEIREIYQVTYELSDIEREIKGIEEFLKIRKTKAYIITFDKEGEIELNDNVVKVVKAWKWLLME; the protein is encoded by the coding sequence TTGTATGAAGACATAATGCTCAAAGACGTAATTAGTGAATGCAATATAAGGAATGAGGAAGAGGCTAAGTTTTTAGCCTTATTTTACATCTCAAATGCAGGAAATAAGGTACGTTATAGAAAAATCTCTTACTCTTTAAATATTCCCTTGACTAATGTTCTGAGATTCACTGAGTGTATGCAAAACGCTTATTTGATTTTCTTCATGAAAGCCTTAAGCCCAAAGCTGAGCGAAATGGTAAGATACGATAGAAAGGTGTATAGTATCGATAATGGTATTTCTAATGTTTTAGGATATAGGCTAAATCAGAACGTTGGTAGCTTGTTTGAAAATCTAATATTCCTAGAGCTCTTGAGGAGATATGGAATTAACAATATCTTTTATTATAAGGGGAGAAGAGGCGAAGTAGACTTCGTCGTGAAAGTAAAGGATGAAATAAGGGAAATATATCAGGTAACTTATGAGCTAAGTGATATAGAGAGGGAAATAAAAGGTATTGAGGAGTTTCTAAAGATTAGAAAGACAAAGGCTTACATTATAACTTTTGATAAAGAGGGAGAGATAGAACTTAACGATAACGTGGTGAAAGTAGTTAAAGCTTGGAAATGGCTATTGATGGAATAA
- a CDS encoding IS607-like element ISSis5 family transposase: protein MLKPKEVCQRLGISYRTLQSYVKKGYIKPVILQSGKWRFKEEDVERLMGIVRKRKVVLYARVSSNTQKDDLINQVKYLEENVKDYDQVITDIGSGLNMKRKGFLKLLRMILNNEVSKVVIAYPDRLVRFGFEIIEEACKAHNCELVVLNKEDKTPEQELIEDLISILVSFSGKLYGMRSHKYEKVKKCVEELKA from the coding sequence ATGCTTAAACCTAAGGAAGTGTGCCAACGCTTAGGAATATCATACCGCACACTACAGAGCTATGTTAAGAAGGGTTACATAAAACCCGTGATACTACAGAGTGGAAAATGGAGGTTTAAAGAAGAGGATGTCGAAAGACTCATGGGGATTGTTAGGAAGAGGAAAGTAGTATTATACGCTAGGGTATCATCAAACACACAGAAAGACGACTTAATAAACCAAGTAAAATACCTGGAGGAGAACGTTAAGGACTACGACCAAGTAATAACAGACATTGGTTCTGGGTTGAACATGAAGAGAAAAGGATTCCTCAAGCTATTGAGAATGATACTAAACAACGAAGTATCGAAAGTTGTCATAGCCTACCCAGACAGACTAGTTAGGTTCGGCTTTGAAATAATAGAGGAGGCATGCAAAGCACACAACTGCGAGCTCGTGGTATTAAATAAGGAGGACAAAACACCAGAGCAGGAACTAATCGAAGATTTGATCTCTATACTGGTATCATTTAGCGGAAAGTTGTATGGTATGAGGAGCCATAAATATGAGAAGGTGAAGAAATGTGTCGAAGAGCTTAAGGCTTAA
- a CDS encoding MFS transporter, protein MRLSLFSVLATFLLSAYAMYSITFVVEGISKVFQVSISTVVFAITLSWIGGAIGGFIFGIIADKVGRKKALLLSIFLYSFPTIGVLYN, encoded by the coding sequence ATGAGGTTAAGCCTATTCTCAGTCCTAGCAACTTTCCTACTTTCAGCATACGCGATGTATTCAATTACCTTCGTGGTTGAAGGAATTTCAAAGGTGTTTCAAGTAAGTATTTCGACAGTAGTTTTCGCAATAACTTTATCCTGGATAGGTGGAGCAATAGGAGGTTTCATTTTCGGAATAATTGCCGACAAGGTAGGAAGAAAGAAGGCCTTGCTCTTGTCAATATTCCTCTACTCCTTTCCAACAATAGGAGTACTTTACAACTAA
- a CDS encoding MFS transporter → MGVNGENGISYAIVAELRFTNLRGFAGGLMQGLYAIGSLLGAVTSAFIISCWRDIFLFAGGFSLLSFLFWIWIPEEKFTRKIKMRVSEIFSSSVIRITVLGSIISLASFLYLIPAFSLMPTALQQLNISSYDLIIAFADLISTIVYGISGYLSDVKGRRITALYFSIGAIISSVLFLFFVREIFPVFLVYAFSAFFAFFGVWISELYPMHVRATGANFTLLIGRLIGGGFGTFIVSLIPLQLNVSLSLDLIITAIVATIGISLMR, encoded by the coding sequence ATGGGAGTTAACGGAGAGAACGGAATAAGTTACGCAATAGTAGCTGAATTGAGGTTCACAAACTTGAGAGGTTTTGCTGGAGGGTTAATGCAAGGCTTATATGCAATAGGCTCATTATTGGGAGCAGTTACTTCGGCTTTCATTATTTCCTGCTGGAGGGATATATTCCTATTTGCAGGAGGATTTTCATTACTTTCTTTCCTCTTTTGGATATGGATACCGGAAGAAAAGTTTACTAGGAAAATTAAGATGAGAGTTTCAGAAATATTCTCCTCATCAGTAATAAGAATAACTGTGCTGGGTTCAATAATTTCTCTTGCTTCGTTCCTTTATTTAATTCCGGCCTTCAGTTTAATGCCTACAGCGCTTCAGCAATTAAATATTTCGTCTTACGATCTAATCATAGCCTTTGCAGACCTAATTTCTACAATAGTTTACGGAATTTCCGGTTATTTATCTGACGTAAAAGGAAGAAGAATAACGGCGTTGTATTTCTCAATAGGTGCGATAATTTCTTCCGTCCTTTTCCTATTCTTCGTGAGAGAAATTTTTCCGGTGTTCTTAGTATATGCATTTTCAGCCTTCTTTGCATTCTTCGGAGTTTGGATTAGCGAACTTTATCCAATGCATGTTAGGGCAACTGGGGCAAATTTTACCTTATTGATAGGTAGGTTAATAGGAGGAGGTTTCGGAACTTTTATAGTTTCTTTAATTCCTCTGCAATTAAACGTCAGCTTAAGTCTAGATTTAATAATAACTGCAATAGTTGCAACTATTGGAATCTCATTAATGAGATGA
- a CDS encoding acyl-CoA dehydrogenase family protein, translating to MILDVETNEDLELVKNSFGEFLIREWSKYGAKKHEVSRDKIMETFSKVKDLGIFQFIKETSLTNALLINEIIGENLLPGIIAFSSMLGVDYPVSVGVNYVAEVDKAEVIVTPKGISNKNDVSVEEIESPDPSVRAYKINEGKWRQSDVDFNKVILLASAQIIGHATAVLKETVEYSKNRIAFGKPIGSYQAIKHRIVDDALGIELVRSRYLANPTDPIRIFKHAYKKAFKTILNSIQSHGGIGFTADLDLHLHLKRVVLLEKLFHQ from the coding sequence TTGATTTTAGATGTTGAGACGAATGAGGACTTAGAACTGGTTAAAAACTCATTTGGTGAGTTCTTAATCAGAGAATGGAGTAAGTATGGAGCTAAGAAACATGAGGTTAGTAGAGATAAAATTATGGAAACGTTCAGCAAGGTTAAGGATTTAGGTATCTTCCAATTTATTAAAGAAACCAGCCTAACAAATGCCTTGTTGATAAACGAGATTATAGGTGAGAACTTATTGCCGGGAATAATTGCTTTTAGCTCAATGTTAGGGGTTGATTATCCCGTAAGTGTTGGTGTTAATTATGTTGCTGAAGTTGATAAGGCTGAAGTCATTGTTACACCAAAGGGGATTTCAAATAAAAATGATGTAAGTGTTGAAGAAATAGAGTCACCAGATCCTTCAGTGAGAGCTTATAAGATAAATGAAGGCAAGTGGAGACAATCAGATGTTGATTTTAATAAAGTGATTTTACTTGCCTCGGCTCAAATTATAGGTCATGCAACAGCCGTGCTTAAGGAGACTGTTGAGTATTCTAAAAATAGGATTGCATTTGGTAAGCCAATTGGATCTTACCAAGCAATAAAACATAGGATTGTCGACGATGCTTTAGGAATAGAATTGGTTAGGTCTAGGTATTTGGCTAATCCAACAGATCCGATAAGAATATTTAAACACGCGTATAAGAAAGCTTTCAAAACGATTCTTAACTCAATTCAATCTCACGGAGGAATAGGATTTACTGCAGACCTAGACTTACATCTTCATCTGAAGAGGGTTGTGTTGTTAGAGAAGTTATTCCATCAATAG
- a CDS encoding acyl-CoA dehydrogenase family protein, whose amino-acid sequence MNEEEYRLKLREWIKNNAPESLKGRKILFETVEFDDYNELRSWQRKLADAGYLGITWPKKYGGQGLDPIYEVIAYEEFIRAGLPYGRSLGSIGLMVVAPAILKHGNEEQKRKYLPRILRAEDIWCQGFSEPQAGSDLASANTRAEDKGDYFLVNGQKIWSSYAHIADYMILLARTGEDKYKGLTMFILNMKQEGIRVSPISQLTGKSDFNTVYFNNVKVPKENIIGNVGDGWKVAMTVLNHERFMLGVTMLFTSKIALESLKGIREREELEDEVEGLEAFYRRILVKLRRGEDIDVESSMLKLLASELLQRIYEIAEANYDLETVMKEKWYLGMLASRGRTIAGGTSEILRNVIGERALKLPK is encoded by the coding sequence GTGAATGAAGAGGAGTATAGGTTAAAGTTAAGGGAATGGATAAAAAATAACGCTCCAGAGTCGTTAAAGGGAAGAAAAATTCTATTTGAGACAGTAGAGTTTGATGATTATAATGAGTTAAGGTCTTGGCAAAGGAAATTGGCTGATGCCGGATATTTAGGAATAACTTGGCCTAAGAAATATGGTGGACAAGGTTTAGATCCAATTTACGAAGTGATTGCCTATGAGGAATTCATAAGGGCAGGATTACCATATGGCAGAAGCTTAGGTTCAATTGGCTTGATGGTAGTAGCTCCTGCAATTTTAAAGCATGGAAATGAAGAGCAGAAAAGAAAGTATCTACCTAGAATATTAAGAGCTGAGGATATATGGTGCCAAGGTTTTTCTGAACCTCAAGCCGGTTCAGATTTGGCTTCAGCGAATACTAGGGCTGAGGATAAGGGTGATTACTTTTTAGTGAATGGGCAGAAGATTTGGAGTAGTTATGCTCACATTGCCGATTATATGATATTATTAGCGAGAACTGGTGAGGATAAGTATAAGGGCTTAACAATGTTCATACTTAACATGAAGCAAGAGGGAATCAGAGTATCCCCCATAAGTCAACTAACGGGAAAGAGTGACTTTAACACGGTGTATTTCAACAATGTAAAGGTTCCTAAGGAGAACATTATAGGTAACGTGGGTGATGGTTGGAAGGTTGCAATGACAGTTTTAAATCATGAGAGGTTCATGTTGGGAGTTACAATGTTATTTACGTCGAAGATAGCTCTAGAGAGTTTGAAAGGCATAAGGGAGAGAGAGGAGTTGGAGGATGAGGTTGAAGGTCTAGAGGCATTTTATAGGAGAATTTTAGTAAAGCTAAGGAGAGGAGAGGATATAGACGTAGAGAGTTCTATGTTGAAGCTCTTGGCATCAGAATTATTGCAGAGGATATATGAGATTGCAGAGGCAAATTATGATTTGGAGACGGTAATGAAAGAGAAGTGGTATTTAGGTATGCTAGCTTCTAGGGGTAGAACAATAGCTGGTGGTACTTCAGAGATTCTTAGAAATGTCATAGGTGAGAGAGCTCTTAAACTTCCGAAATAA
- a CDS encoding MaoC family dehydratase: MFFEDFQVGQKWESKGRTITDADVVIFTGITGALNPLFLDEEYGKKTRFKGRIIPGLLSASIAVGLTYQLPSDPFGEGFVALTKLEMDAKKPVKIGDTLRTVVEVTDKKEREKDGRVYLTIRTLNQLGEEVMTLKMEILCSKRS, encoded by the coding sequence ATGTTCTTCGAAGATTTTCAAGTCGGCCAAAAGTGGGAGAGTAAGGGAAGGACTATAACTGATGCAGATGTTGTAATTTTTACTGGAATAACTGGTGCACTCAATCCACTTTTTTTAGATGAGGAGTACGGTAAAAAGACCAGATTTAAGGGTAGAATAATACCAGGTTTGTTGTCGGCTTCAATTGCAGTCGGCTTAACTTATCAATTACCTTCAGATCCTTTTGGTGAGGGTTTTGTAGCTCTAACTAAATTAGAGATGGATGCTAAGAAACCGGTAAAAATAGGAGATACATTAAGGACAGTGGTTGAGGTTACTGACAAAAAGGAGAGAGAGAAGGATGGTAGGGTGTATTTGACAATAAGGACGCTAAATCAATTAGGAGAGGAAGTAATGACGTTAAAAATGGAAATATTGTGCAGTAAGAGAAGTTAA
- a CDS encoding RNA-guided endonuclease InsQ/TnpB family protein: MSKSLRLKSFQPEEEYVYLTYSLKNDKKEESRVLLENYRVLLQKALDWLWERVKVERKEVKGKKATKIKITLPKKKEVYKALRNELEKINKLASHYVDKAINDAYSILGSWRRRAEKGQASLRKPRLKKVYVRVKSTLRKVEGESVRITVRPYEYVTFSWSHKWFSRKVKGLELGEPIIKEDRVHLPFRYKLPWFTPLDFLSIDSNLYTLDAYDGEKFITFSIKELYSLKFGMELKRSKIQSFASKHGRKGKVLLRKYSHRERNRVLDYVHKFVNKLLGMYPLTMFAVEKLNKQSMFQDADDKLSKKVSRTVWRTIHRVLKYKALLYGSFVKEVNPHLTSKSCPRCGWVSRKVGRTFHCERCGFTLDRQLNASLNIYLKMCGFPHIRDIPRMWVGVIPLKGRRGNGFPRDSGEAQGLRIGYKFMKIQ, from the coding sequence GTGTCGAAGAGCTTAAGGCTTAAATCATTCCAACCGGAGGAGGAATACGTTTACCTAACGTACTCTCTGAAGAACGATAAGAAGGAGGAGAGCAGAGTATTATTAGAAAACTACAGAGTCCTATTACAGAAAGCTTTAGACTGGTTATGGGAGAGGGTAAAAGTTGAGAGAAAAGAAGTGAAAGGTAAGAAAGCCACTAAGATCAAAATAACCCTGCCTAAGAAAAAGGAAGTGTACAAGGCGTTGAGAAACGAGCTTGAAAAGATTAACAAGTTAGCTTCCCACTACGTGGACAAAGCAATAAATGACGCTTACTCAATCTTGGGGAGTTGGAGGAGGAGGGCTGAAAAAGGACAAGCGTCATTAAGGAAACCTAGATTGAAGAAGGTTTACGTTAGGGTTAAGTCTACTCTTAGGAAAGTTGAGGGTGAGAGCGTTAGGATTACTGTAAGACCTTACGAATACGTCACCTTCTCTTGGTCTCACAAATGGTTTTCACGAAAGGTTAAAGGACTTGAGTTGGGTGAGCCAATAATTAAGGAGGATAGAGTTCACCTACCATTTCGTTATAAGTTACCTTGGTTTACTCCCCTTGACTTTCTATCTATTGATAGTAACCTTTACACATTAGACGCTTACGATGGGGAGAAATTCATCACTTTCTCAATCAAGGAGTTGTATAGTTTGAAGTTCGGTATGGAGTTGAAGAGGAGTAAAATACAGTCCTTCGCTTCTAAACACGGTAGGAAGGGGAAGGTATTGTTGAGGAAGTACTCCCACCGTGAAAGGAACCGCGTGCTTGATTATGTTCACAAGTTTGTGAACAAACTGTTGGGAATGTATCCTCTCACTATGTTTGCTGTTGAAAAATTGAATAAGCAGTCAATGTTCCAAGACGCTGATGATAAGCTATCTAAGAAGGTTTCGAGGACTGTATGGAGGACTATACACCGCGTCTTAAAGTACAAGGCTCTCCTTTACGGTTCTTTCGTTAAGGAGGTTAACCCACACCTCACTTCCAAGTCCTGCCCCAGATGTGGATGGGTTTCCCGAAAGGTCGGCAGGACTTTTCATTGCGAGAGGTGCGGGTTCACTCTGGATAGGCAATTGAATGCATCATTGAATATTTACCTCAAGATGTGCGGGTTTCCCCACATCCGTGATATTCCGCGGATGTGGGTTGGGGTTATCCCGCTAAAGGGGCGGAGGGGTAACGGGTTTCCCCGTGACTCTGGTGAAGCCCAAGGGCTGAGAATTGGATACAAATTCATGAAAATTCAATGA